Proteins encoded by one window of Leptospira barantonii:
- a CDS encoding acyl carrier protein: protein MADFEKVKSIIVEQLGVDESEVTPEAHFIDDLGADSLDTVELVMALEEEFGIEISDEDAEKIQTVGDVTKFIDALKS from the coding sequence ATGGCAGACTTTGAAAAAGTTAAATCTATCATCGTAGAACAACTTGGAGTGGATGAATCTGAAGTTACACCTGAGGCTCACTTCATCGATGACCTCGGTGCAGATTCTCTGGACACGGTTGAACTAGTAATGGCTCTCGAAGAAGAATTCGGAATCGAAATCTCTGACGAAGATGCTGAGAAAATTCAAACTGTCGGGGACGTAACTAAGTTCATCGACGCTCTCAAGTCCTAA